The Heterodontus francisci isolate sHetFra1 chromosome 33, sHetFra1.hap1, whole genome shotgun sequence genome has a segment encoding these proteins:
- the LOC137347975 gene encoding LOW QUALITY PROTEIN: neurogenic differentiation factor 2-like (The sequence of the model RefSeq protein was modified relative to this genomic sequence to represent the inferred CDS: inserted 2 bases in 1 codon), with translation MSISASHVMLAANDVLPXMAWHQSWYRINMLTRLFSESALIPEVQKYASWVDDSESDEDKMREEGNSENCDPQDSQPEDSLSVAQDNEEVETGMEEDEDEEEEEVDEENGARPRKRGPKRRKMTKARLERFKMRRQKANTRERNRMHDLNSALDNLRKVVPCYSKTQKLSKIETLRLAKNYIWALSEILRSGKRPDLVSYVQTLCKGLSQPTTNLVAGCLQLNSRNFIAEQSQDPARLHPPNSSFAMHPYSYQCARLPSPQCQPGAVSNPHPLRTHPYCSSYEHLYGNASPDYASSELEGPLSPSLCTNSTYPMKAESSPDHEKNYHYTMHYSALPSSRGPAHSLLFSSSGLRTGLHSENLMSYDTHMHQDRAPMYEELNAFFHN, from the exons ATGTCAATCAGTGCGTCTCATGTGATGCTTGCTGCCAATGACGTGCTACC TATGGCCTGGCACCAGAGCTGGTACCGCA TAAACATGTTGACCAGACTGTTCAGCGAGTCGGCTCTCATCCCCGAGGTTCAGAAATACGCCAGCTGGGTGGATGACAGTGAAAGCGATGAAGACAAGATGAGAGAGGAAGGAAACAGCGAGAACTGTGACCCTCAGGACAGTCAGCCTGAGGATTCCCTGAGTGTGGCTCAGGACAATGAGGAAGTCGAAACAGGAatggaagaggatgaagatgaggaagaggaagaggttGATGAAGAAAACGGAGCCAGACCCAGGAAACGAGGCCCAAAAAGGAGGAAAATGACAAAGGCTAGATTGGAACGTTTCAAAATGAGGCGACAGAAGGCGAATACCCGGGAGAGGAACCGAATGCACGACTTGAATTCAGCTCTGGACAATCTGCGGAAAGTTGTCCCTTGTTACTCGAAGACACAGAAACTTTCCAAAATAGAAACGCTACGACTGGCCAAAAACTACATCTGGGCTCTGTCAGAGATCCTGAGATCCGGGAAAAGGCCCGACCTGGTGTCTTACGTGCAGACATTGTGCAAAGGCCTGTCACAACCCACCACTAACCTGGTGGCCGGTTGTCTGCAGCTCAACTCCCGCAATTTTATAGCGGAGCAGAGCCAGGACCCGGCGCGCCTACATCCGCCTAACTCCTCCTTCGCCATGCACCCCTATTCATACCAGTGTGCCCGGCTACCAAGCCCGCAGTGTCAGCcaggggcagtcagtaacccccacCCGCTCCGGACACATCCCTACTGCAGCAGCTATGAACACCTGTACGGAAACGCGTCTCCAGATTACGCGAGCTCGGAGCTGGAAGGACCTCTCAGCCCCTCACTTTGCACTAATAGCACTTACCCCATGAAGGCGGAATCGTCCCCAGACCATGAGAAGAACTATCACTACACCATGCACTATTCCGCCTTGCCCAGCTCCCGCGGACCGGCCCATTCGCTGCTCTTCAGCTCCTCGGGTCTCCGCACAGGACTCCACTCGGAAAACCTCATGTCCtacgacacacacatgcaccaggaCAGGGCGCCAATGTACGAAGAACTCAACGCCTTTTTCCACAATTAA